The genome window ACAGCAATGGTAATGGCTGTCACTGTTGAGACTTCCTGTATATTAGAAACATTATATCCATCATCTCACTTAATACACAAAACATTGcatatgggggtggggtggggattatTACGTTTCACCTTTTTACCAATGAGAAATTGAGACTCCAAATGGTCATACAGCTTACCCAAGATTACACGACAGAGCCTATAGTCAGACCCAGGTCTTTGCCATGGTCTCTGCACAGCATTCTAATAATAAAGATGGCACATAAAACGGCTTAAAAACTACAAAGTGCCATTACAATATCAAGTATGACAGTCATAACAGGGACaactgactgctgccccttccttGCTTCCTTTTCCCCATGCGCGGTGAAAGAATCCCTCTAACGAAGATGAAGACCATGCAAGAAGCTATCAGGGAAAAACAATTGCTGGAAGATTTATTGGATGAACAACCTCGCAGACTGTCCCAGGATTCTGATCCTGACCAGAAATTTTCTTCTCACCAACTGAAGAATTTCCAGAATGTGAGTGTATTGGGAGGATGGTGCTCCACAGCGCCCCCTGGTGGTCTGACCTAGCACTGGGGTTCATCTGTGTCAGGTGGGGGATTGGGGTGGGGCTTCTGCAAGAGGCGGAAACATGCGGGGAAAGGGACCCCGTTCTCAGAGGAGAAGTCACTCTCACCTTCAACTCTTGGTCTGTGGTGACTGGGTCCGGCATGACCAGCGGGGAGGTAAACATTTCGTTTCTGTGTTAAAGATGTGGCAGTAATTTGAGAGAAATGGTTCTTTCTGAGCAAAGTGAGCCACTCAGTTACAGATGAAGGGTGAGCCATGACTGATCAAAAGGTAAAGCCAGCTGCATCAAATGTGAAACCCAGGCAGAGAAAGTTCACCCTCCACAGATCCGGGAATGACACCAGGGGCTGGTGCacggggacgacccagagggatgatacggggaggaaggagggaggagggttcaggatggggagcatgtgcatacctgtggcagattcatgatgatatatggcaaaacaaatacaatattgtaaagttaaaaaataaaataaatttttttttaaaaagtcactgaaCCCCTAAGGCATGTGAGatcataaaaaaaattaacactatagtgattttcaaaaaaaaaaaaaaaagagctttatcTTCTTCAACAATGCACAGGGCTAGGCTGAGAGAGAGGCAAAGATTAAATACATGTCAGACGAAAGGGCCACCTGCGTGCTGTTGACAGGACTTGGTCTGAGTTTAGAGGGAGTGGCCTGGGGTGGCCTaggaaggtcacctggaggaggaggcacTGAGACTGGGCCTTATAGATGAGACGGCAGAGCTTCTCAAATGAAGGGACTGGTCTGAGCAGAGGCTGTGGGAGGCGGGGGGCAGTTGGAAAGTGATTTCTGGAGACCTGGGATGCCCAGAGGGAGGCAGTACTCCAGGAATCAGGGGGTATCCAGGCAGCCAGGTCTGCCCTAAACTCCTCTCCCCGGCCCCTGTAGGTTGTCTACTTTGGTACGATCACCATTGGAACACCTCCTCAAGTGTTCCAGGTCAACTTTGACACCGGCTCATCTGACTTGTGGGTGCCCTCTGTCGACTGCCACAGTCCCTCCTGCTGTGAGTGCCCAGCCCCCCACCCATCctgtcctccccctccccacttctccaTCTTGGCCCCTGACAGATACCCATCTCTTGTGTCGGCAGCTAAACATAAGAGATTCGACCCTCAGAAGTCCACCACCTTCCAGCCTTTGAACCAGAAAATCAACCTCTTCTATGGCTCTGGGAGCATGAAAGGGGTTCTTGGCTCTGACACCATTCAGGTAACGTGGAAACCAGGGGCTGAGTCAGAGCTGGCCCTGGGAGCAATCACTGCTTACAAAACAGATGCAGGACCAGCTGGGAAGGTACCCACTGGAGTTTTCCCTTGTGGCCCCGTCAAACATGACCACTTCCCAAAGTCCCCTAGTGGCTGGTCACCTGCTGGGTAGGGCCTTTGCCTGGGGAGACGGCGTCCCTGCAGACACACAAGCTCCCGCAGTGGCTAACCCAGACAGTGGCTTGGGGGGTGGATTTGCAGCTCCTTTGCCTGTGAGCAGTCCAAGGTTCATTTCGCTGGGAGTAGGGAGGCGGGCTTTTATATTCTCAGAAACTCTACCAGGCACGTTCACAGTAATAACTTGTTTAATCTGGTAGCGACCCACACTGCAGGTACTATGATCAGCTCATGATACAGGTGAGGGACCTGAGGTGCAGAGAGCAAGGGcatggccaaggtcacacatgtggtaagtggtggagctgggctGGCCAGTCAGGACTCAAGCAGTCATGGGAATTTGGGAAGAGGTTAAAACTGATCTGGGGTCCCTGGGGGCAGCCCAGGATTTCAGGTATCCAGGCAGGTAAAGCAAGAGTCATAGATGTGGGAGGGACCTGATAAATGGATTCTCACTCTAGGGGGCCTTTGAGAGTCTAATAAAAACTATGTCTTGCCTCCCCCTAAGTGCCTGAGTATGCTCTCcctgtgtttctctgtctctgtctctttctcacacacgCACAGGCACTCACACACAAGTGTTCACACCCTGAAAAGCCTGTTTGCCAGGCAGAGTTTTCCTAAGAAGCCTGCCAGCGACATTGTATAATGGGCTTCTGTCTTTCTGGGCTCATGCATAATCCGCAGTACATTACAATGAATTCAGTCCATTTCTGTCATTAGATCATAGTGATGCCAAAGGGAAGGCTACCCGGTTCTCTACTCGCTTTGTCCACAAGGGGGCACCATTCAGTCCTGTCCTGTTGCCCGACCTGTACAGAAGGCATGAAGCCAATTTGACTCAGATGGCGTTTGCATGTGTGAGAAGTAGATGTTCTTAAAATACACAGCCCCACCCCAATGGAAACCAAGTTCCTGTCCCAGCTTGGTCTGACCATCTGATATTAACCCAGGGCAtagctgccgggagccggcgagagacattccactcgtgacaaaggtcatgaggaagggggctcggcatacgcaaaggcgggatagagcctcgggagtgcccccggatattctcgagcatctaccccccaaaaaaccagagtctgcctactttattgctttgtgctctcacctctgactttactgggggctgtcccccaccaccatctcactctctctgtcaaagagttaacttacagctccaattaataaagttcctgggcaattaggagtgtttaaatccaaacccctcagatggctctctaactcgcctgacaagtttacccggacacctacagctatgcatacgattgtttacagtctcccagcctccagaggcacgggaagcttaagatattcaaatagcttagagcctctcagagaattagaaactgtcagaataaagctagtaaaagatttcattgatgagccaatgtttgttgccaagttttcacatcccttgaattgtatccttgaatgtgcattaattaatatagttggtatgtagaaaaaataagtagtggcctggtgttagtaactttagacccttaaggtagtaaattctttcctttgtaaacccattacacatccaccctataggaacgtaatcttatcttcggaagatggcgccaaaccttagaataattactcttagagaaaataagtctttgttgataagtccttgtcaagagtcataaaatgttaataggcctctgtccagaagatgatgtaaatcacctaaaccatttgtatacgataaatctgcaggaaagaaaccctggtttttgataagcatcaaagactgctgattttgcatcccctattgtcctctatgtgtaacttagggtataaaagcccctgttgaaaataaagctatgggccttgctcaccaacgcttgttctccccatgtcattcttccctttaacttccagctgagtgtccatctggagcgtggatatcctctgcgaccatttatttgcctgggcttctaagacccactcgagaaggtgcctaaggtggggcaccttccgctattcgagagggcgcctgcggcctccgtggtcagagctaacctggtgtcacgggttatattgattttccgcgtaaaccaagccactcagcttcttttctccactgaattttcctactgagctatcctcattctattcctctttattatctctaattaacatttgaataggccgcctagccgtctctccttcgaagaccctggatcagccggggctggaccccggcacatagCCAGGTCTCACTTCTTCTCTGCAATGCTAATGATATTTCCTCCCCAGCCCAGTACCAGCTCCATTTCCCAAAACATTATATGGGAACACTCTCCTCTCCCACAGATCGGGAACCTTGTCATCGTGAACCAGATTTTTGGCTTGAGCCAGAATCAGTCCAGTGGGGTCCTGGAACAAGTACCTTATGATGGCATCCTGGGCTTGGCCTACCCCAGCCTCGCCATCCAGGGGACCACCCCAGTCTTCGACAACCTGAAGAACCGAGAAGTCATTTCTGAGCCAGTCTTTGCCTTCTACTTGAGCTCGTAAGTCTGAAGTAGACCAGATCTCTCTTCGAATTAGCTATACAATGCTTGCCAGCTGCATGAAAAATTATAGACTACCTGATCCAGAATTTTCACGATAGATATTCTAACACAGGAGAACTACAGCCTCAGGGtcacatctggccccatcactggTTTTTGTAAATACAATTTCATTGGAACATAACCGTGCTCTTGGGCTCAAGAGCAGTGGCTTGGTCTAAGGCAGTGGAGATAAGAGGGAGAGCAATGGAAGGTGTCAGGAAATGGATTGGAGGAAAAGGCAACAGGATGTGCTGACGAATTTGatatggaaggaaggagagagatggCAGGAATGTTCCTTCCTCACTAACAATTTACTGGGAACACAGGACCAGCTACACAGTTTGCAGGagccagtgcaaaatgaaaacataggACCCTGTGTTCAAAATATACTAGGAATTTTAAGACAGGGAGAGAAGAGGTGAGGGACCTGCTGAATCTGGAGTCCCATGGATGGCACAGGGAACAGGCCAGTGAAACCAACCCTGGGTGACCCTGAACCTATGCCATAACACCCTCAGGCCTCGACTTTTATGAAAACTGAAAGGCTAGACAAGAAGGAAGCCAGACCCCTCCAGCACGAAGTCCTCTGAGGGTATATCTGAGCACTCAGGTAGCTGGAGGGGACCAGGTCCTCTTCAGAAGGATGGGTGGTCGGATGCAGTCCAAGTTGCCCAGCTTCAAACCTCTTCTCTGACACTCATTAGAGGGTGACTGACCTTGGTCAGGTGCTCAATCCCTCCGAGCCTCagtttttgcatctgtaaaatggggaccatAATAGTGCCTCTGATGGATGGAGAAGCACAGCCCTCAGACAGTGTCTGGCGTTTCTCTCCTCCAATGAGCCCCCCTCATCCTTCTCTCTTCAGCCGGCCAGAAAACATCAGCACGGTGATGTTTGGCGGGGTGGACCACACCTACCACAAGGGAAAACTCCAGTGGGTCCCAGTGACCCAAGCCCGCTTCTGGCAGGTAGCCATGAGCAGGTAAGTCTCCCCCTCCGAGGGTCACCCCAAGTGATGCTCCCACACGTCCACAGGAACACAGGCAGACAAATACAAAGGCACGCACAGACACTCAGTCCCTCACAGACATATACTCCACCCACAAAGACACACATAAAAACACATACAgagacacatataaacacacacatacacacaagcacagaTACAAACATCACCTATAGTTTCACAGGCGCCCCAGGGCTCCTGACCAGCCCTCTGACCAGGGTCCTGAAAGGATCCAGAGAGGCCAGAGGTGCAGCTGGGGGAGGGCTGCACCCCTGTGCTGTGAGGTGGGGAGCCTGGTTAGAGGACCCTATAGTGTGGTGAAAAGAGGATCAGGGGAATTTCACCAACCTAAACAGGATTGTGTTAAGATGACCTACTGACCAGGGCCACCCAGGACCAAGGGGGTTCTCAGTATACAGAATTGTCAGCGGAAATAGAGAAAAAGTCCAGGACAAACCGGAAAATCTGGTCTCCTCAGGGAGAAGTTACCCAGCAGTGGAGAGAGGGTGGCTGAAATCTTGAGACCTGAGAGCAACTCATAAAAAGAGACACCCCACCTAATCAGTGCTACTTACTGCCCAAACTGGGGACACAGTCGGGCAGGGGCTGTGACCAAATCAGGAAGCCGGGATTCAGGAGTGGCCCGAGAACAAGGGGCAATAATTAATGGGATTCTCTATGATATCCTCAGACAAAAGCTTTCCCGTCCTTCAGAGGTCCCCTGGATTGGCTCATGCTCCTCTGGCCTGGGCCTCAGTGTCTGAGCCAGGTGAGGGGGCGGTGATGGGACACACCCGCTCCCAGGGCAGCCTgtgtcttccccacccccactttaaGCATCTGCTGCCCCGGGGAACCTCCCACCTCACTGTGTGGGTGGACCTACTATTGGTCACATGACAGATACAGGTCTCTGGGTGTTCCTCtttcattgtttcattcattcatccaacagacACACATGCATCTGCTATGCGCTGGGCACTGAGGGAGGCACTAAGGATACAACTTGCCCATACACCTACTAAGGCAGATGCACGTGAAACGACTCACACACATAGTGAATTACTACTTGggtacggagaaggcgatggcaccccactccagtactcttgcctggaaaatcccgtggatggaggaacctggtgggctgcagtccatggggtcacgaagagtcggacacgactgagcgacttcactttcacttttcactttcatgcattggagaaggaaatggcaacccactccagtgttcttgcctggagaatcccagggacgggggagcctggtgggctaccgtctctggggtcgcacagagttggacacgcctgaagcaacttagcagcagcacatgctagacACAAAGAAGTGTCTACAGAGAGTAACCAAGACAGGAGCCCAATCTAGTCTGGGGGGAAGGCTTCCCTGACAAAGTGACAATTAAACTAGAACCTGGAAGATGAACAGAAATTCGCTAGACAGAGGGGATGGCCTAAGAAGGGTGACCAGCACGTGCCCAGGCCCTGAGACATGAAAGAACCTGGTACATTCAAGAACTGAAAGGAAGTCAAAAGGGTGATGTGACCAGAACAAAGGACAACAGAGTCCGTGCAAGAGCTGAAGGGCTGTTCAGGGACAGTCAGGGAGGGGGCAGTCGTGGGCGAGACTTCGGAGTGACCTGCTGCCTGCTTTGTCCCACTTTCTCTCAGCATGACCATAAACGGGAATGTGGTTGGTTGTTCCCAAGGATGTCAGGCCGTTGTGGATACTGGGACCTCATTGCTGGTTGGGCCAACTCACCTGGTCACCGACATCCTGAAGCTCATCAACCCCAATCCTATCCTGAATGACGAGGTGAAGGGTCACGCCACAGCCTCCCTCCTGGGCTCCCTCCACACCTAGGATCACCTGGGCCCACCTGTCTTCCTCTCTGTCTTACAGCAAATGCTTCCATGTCATGTCGTCAATAGCCTGCCTACGCTCCTCCTCACCATCAACGGCATCATCTACCCTGTGCCCCCTGACTACTACATCCAGAGGGTGAGGGGGCAACGCTGGGGGCTGGCTCTCAAACTGGGACAGAACCCTTGGGATGCTGCTAGGAGGAGGGCGCCCTCTGCAGGCCAGGTCACACCATTGCAGATGCTACTGAGCCCCTGTGGCTGGGCCAGTGCCTCCCACAAAACCAACCACGTGAAAGTAAAGGGCAGTCTGGGACATTCACCCTCCTGAAATAAACGTGGAGACACTACCCATTGCTGGCATCATGCCTGGCACAAGGAGAGGGGAACACTAAGGGCCTCTGCCTCACAAAGCCTCAGTTCAACCAGTGCCCTCAGATGCATGAACACGGAAAGTCAATTCTAGTAATCCCTGAAATAAGCCAAGTGACAAGTGAGGGTTTGGCTGGAAACAGTCCCCATCTCCTGTCCCAGGATAGTGATTAACagtctctcttcccttctcaaaAGTGTGCGGGTTGGGATGATAAATTACCCCTTGCACTCACAGTGCCCTCTCTGTGAGTTGGGGTACCAGACCCCTCTGTGGGGAAGATTGGATGCTAAGGTGAATAAAGGGAGCACAGTGACTGCACAGCCCCAGCACAGGGTTAAGACTTAATGTCAGCTTTCTATGGGAGTTCAGGGCAAGCTGATGGGCTGAAAGAAGCCTTTGAGAAAGAGAGGGAATTGCAGTCATTCTAAACCCCCAGCCTCATAGAGGCATGAGGAGGTCTGCTTGGTCAAGTAGAATCTACACTGGATTATATGCAAATGGAACCCTCGGGGGCTGTGCAAAGGGGAGCTGGGGACAGATTAGGGGTGATGAGAGCTGCAGACCGGAGGAGCACCAGGGTAAGTCACCCAAGCCAGCCTGGAGTATCCAGGGAGGGTGAGTGTGGGTCAGGAAAGCTTCCTAgagggtctgtgtgtgtgctatgtcgcttcaattgtgtccaactctgccaccctatagaccatagcccggcaggctcctctgtccatggggattctccaggcaagaatactggaatgggttgccgtggtCTCCCCCAGTAGATCTTcgcgacccagagatcgaaccagtgtctcttaagtctccggcattgcaagctgattctttaccgctgagccaccaggcaagccctagaAGGTTTTAGCACAGTATAAATAACCAGTTGTgggcactgctatatttaaaatggataaccaaaaacaacttactgtgtagcacagggaactctgcttggtattatgtggcagcctggatgggaggggagtttgaaggagaatggatatatgtatgtatatggctgagtccctttgcagtccatctgaaactatcacaataatgtgatagttcagttcagttcagtcgctcagtcgtgtccgactctttgcgaccccatgaatcgcggcatgcaaggcccccctgtccatcaccaactcccagagttcactcagactcacgtccattgagtcggtgatgccatccagccatctcatcctctgtcgtccccttctgcccccaatccctcccagcatcagagtcttttccaatgagtcaactctttgcatgaggtggccaaagtattggagtttcagctttagcatcagtccttctaatgaacacccaggactgatctcctttaggatagactggttggacctccttgcagtccaagggactctcaagagtcttctccgacaccacagtactccaattcaaaatttttaaatttttagaaaaagaatgggTTGTGGGGAATGGGGAGAAGAACAGCcattctctgcagagaaaacagTGACTGGGGTCATAATGAAGGAAACTTAGAGTGTGAGGGGAACTACAGGCCATTCTTgtaccttttaaataaaatttattgaagtattgagcttccctggtggctcagatagtaaggagcctgtttgcagtgcaggagacccaggtttgatccctgggttgggacgatcccctggagaagggaatggctacccactccagtattcttgcctggagaatcacaaggacagaggagcctggagggctatagtctgtggggtcgcagagtcatacacagctgagcaactaacacacatgcattgaaatacagctgatttacaatgttgtgttaatttccgtTATACATCAAAGTCACTCAGCTTcatatatatacaagtatatccatactcttcttcatattcttttctgttacagtTCATC of Bubalus bubalis isolate 160015118507 breed Murrah chromosome 5, NDDB_SH_1, whole genome shotgun sequence contains these proteins:
- the PAG3 gene encoding pregnancy-associated glycoprotein 2 codes for the protein MKWLVLLGLVALSECIVKIPLTKMKTMQEAIREKQLLEDLLDEQPRRLSQDSDPDQKFSSHQLKNFQNVVYFGTITIGTPPQVFQVNFDTGSSDLWVPSVDCHSPSCSKHKRFDPQKSTTFQPLNQKINLFYGSGSMKGVLGSDTIQIGNLVIVNQIFGLSQNQSSGVLEQVPYDGILGLAYPSLAIQGTTPVFDNLKNREVISEPVFAFYLSSRPENISTVMFGGVDHTYHKGKLQWVPVTQARFWQVAMSSMTINGNVVGCSQGCQAVVDTGTSLLVGPTHLVTDILKLINPNPILNDEQMLPCHVVNSLPTLLLTINGIIYPVPPDYYIQRLSERICFISFQGGSEILENVGTSETWILGDVFLRLYFSVYDRGNNRIGLAPAA